One stretch of Daphnia pulicaria isolate SC F1-1A chromosome 6, SC_F0-13Bv2, whole genome shotgun sequence DNA includes these proteins:
- the LOC124342062 gene encoding filamin A-interacting protein 1-like, which translates to MHKIPNFFRKPKTQEGDSVVSPTEQILTPEELEKLKNKIKTEISTAEIRIQYLLNRTTRPKERDPEEIETLENDIKSLKAKYAELIDPTVTIYKRKKKVVEQSDRASSQGPDKPNPPKVAPAKSPVVTLFDSIDEIEEGATALPTQVKQRTTECAKCHAPILLSITTDKEQCRQCNTHKDTRNEEEQKQNTSQPLKENQPKENIRRVDPKEEVPLQPPRRVHLPPTQHLAQPHQQVARIEAQAPTLGNIFDDDDDDEMALTNAAVTAWQEAVDRQAEILENGLVFINAQNVKKEIPAFTGEIESKTAIEEWFKIAERIATHAAWTDEQKLRFFQERMKKSAANFNDSLTAAEKATYAVWKQALLDGLTDNTTKARKKEQLKTLKQKETERVRDFKIRIDDTYRIAYGVNAATSRHADVVALRNETLKDVLLNGLKPQKADLVWNRPNLNDKTYPETVESAEECEKVVEMKKITENNDLSTAIMLAAKESKEMSEEVNNLKLLLQKLESMSVNQQKAEN; encoded by the coding sequence ATGCACAAAATACCAAACTTTTTTCGTAAGCCTAAGACACAAGAAGGTGACTCTGTAGTTTCCCCGACTGAACAAATTTTGACCCCCGAAGAattagaaaaactaaaaaataagattaaaacagaaatatcaACAGCAGAAATCAGAATCCAATACCTGTTAAACAGAACCACCCGACCAAAAGAAAGAGACCCGGAAGAAATAGAAACGCTAGAGAACGAcataaaaagtttaaaagcCAAATACGCAGAATTGATAGACCCAACAGTTACcatatataaaagaaagaagaaagtagTTGAACAATCTGACCGAGCAAGCTCACAGGGCCCAGACAAGCCCAATCCACCTAAAGTTGCCCCAGCAAAATCACCGGTAGTAACCTTGTTCGATTCAATCGACGAAATTGAAGAAGGAGCAACAGCCCTTCCAACTCAGGTGAAGCAACGAACGACAGAGTGCGCAAAGTGTCACGCCCCTATCCTACTGTCGATAACAACTGACAAAGAACAGTGTAGGCAGtgtaacacacacaaagacaCACGCAACGAGGAAGAGCAGAAACAGAACACCAGCCAACCCCTGAAGGAAAaccagccaaaagaaaatataagacGAGTcgacccaaaagaagaagtaccACTGCAACCTCCCAGACGTGTACACCTACCACCCACGCAGCACCTAGCCCAACCTCATCAGCAAGTAGCAAGAATTGAAGCACAAGCCCCCACACTTGGAAACAttttcgacgacgacgacgacgacgaaatggCCCTAACAAACGCAGCCGTAACTGCTTGGCAAGAAGCAGTAGATAGGCAAGCTGAAATTCTAGAAAACGGACTAGTATTCATAAATGCACAGAacgtaaagaaagaaataccaGCTTTCACCGGAGAAATTGAAAGCAAAACGGCAATCGAAGAATGGTTTAAAATAGCCGAACGCATAGCAACACACGCAGCTTGGACAGACGAGCAAAAGCTACGTTTTTTCCAAGAACGAATGAAAAAATCAGCCGCAAACTTCAACGACTCACTAACAGCAGCCGAAAAAGCTACTTATGCAGTATGGAAACAGGCACTACTAGACGGCCTAACAGATAATACAACAAaagcaaggaaaaaggaaCAACTGAAGACcctcaaacaaaaagaaacagaacgagTCAGAGATTTTAAAATCAGAATCGACGACACCTACAGAATTGCATACGGCGTAAACGCAGCAACAAGTCGTCATGCAGACGTAGTAGCACTGCGTAATGAAACATTGAAAGACGTATTGCTTAACGGACTAAAACCACAAAAAGCAGATCTAGTCTGGAATAGGCCCAATTTGAACGACAAAACATATCCAGAAACTGTAGAATCTGCCGAAGAatgtgaaaaagttgttgaaatgaaaaaaataacggaAAATAATGACTTGTCCACTGCCATCATGTTAGCAGCAAAGGAAAGTAAGGAAATGTCGGAAGAAGTCAACAACTTGAAACTACTACTTCAGAAGTTGGAGAGTATGTCAGTCAATCAACAGAAAgccgaaaactaa
- the LOC124343051 gene encoding ZZ-type zinc finger-containing protein 3-like isoform X1: protein MLEGPEVKNNDVVIKEEHDVGWAGKNLDNFGEYCFETDQLALKGNSDYQALLRTLVVLEGQRMIAVQNMEKLIPLKKEALESPLAFVEKLQRGEHLDFPVPQVIAEIPEINWSKYGVAVPDNLDEKNSENPKPSSTNNSDSETSKDAERGKDGKLLVRGREFNQKKPETFNQLWTPEEQKRLEELLVIYPPEQIEMERFRKIARALGNRTPLQVQSRVQKYFIKLQKAGLPVPGRTYNFTQYSSNRKSGHRHQRNNRFLFPSSTFFASATPPVYMNDMDDSTDALNEPSPAPQREDIQVSDEDVPDSVKMSESYMELMWLKLIKRVKLKTSHSSAMIHYGYRCDHCGMDPISGSRWHCFQCPSNISTDLCEKCAVQLSSKAGYHQPNHKMTPIIKADPLPRQGPNYLQPNFMTEH, encoded by the exons ATGTTGGAGGGTCCGGAAGTGAAAAATAACGACGTAGTGATTAAAGAGGAGCATGATGTTGGATGGGCCGGAAAAAACTTGGACAATTTCGGTGAATACTGCTTTGAAACTGACCAGTTAGCCTTAAAGGGCAATTCTGATTATCAGGCTTTACTAAG AACTTTAGTAGTGCTCGAAGGCCAAAGAATGATTGCCGTTCAGAACATGGAAAAATTAATACCACTTAAAAAAGAAGCACTGGAGTCACCCTTAGCATTTGTTGAAAAACTACAAAGAGGTGAGCACTTGGATTTTCCAGTACCTCAGGTTATAGCAGAG ATTCCTGAAATAAATTGGTCTAAATATGGAGTTGCAGTTCCAGACAACCTTGATGAAAAGAATTCAGAAAATCCAAAACCTTCTTCTACAAATAATAGTGACAGTGAAACATCCAAAGATGCAGAAAGAGGGAAAGATGGAAAATTACTTGTACGTGGCAGGGAGTTCAATCAAAAGAAACCAGAAACTTTCAACCAATTATGGACTCCAGAAGAACAAAAGAGATTAGAAGAATTACTTGTTATCTATCCTCCAGAACAAATAGAAATGGAAAGGTTTAGAAAGATAGCCAGGGCACTTGGAAATAGAACTCCTCTTCAAGTACAGAGTcgtgttcaaaaatattttattaagcTTCAGAAAGCTGGCCTTCCAGTTCCAGGGAGAACTTACAACTTCACTCAATACAGCAGTAACCGAAAG AGTGGCCACCGTCATCAAAGAAACAATAGATTTCTCTTTCCATCATCCACTTTTTTTGCATCAGCTACTCCTCCAGTCTACATGAATGACATGGATGATAGCACTGATGCACTCAACGAACCCAGTCCGGCACCTCAAAGGGAAGACATACAAGTCTCG GATGAAGATGTTCCTGATTCAGTGAAAATGTCTGAGAGCTATATGGAACTTATGTGGCTAAAGTTGATAAAACGggtcaaattaaaaacaagtCATAGCAGTGCTATGATTCATTACGGTTACCGGTGTGATCACTGTGGCATGGATCCAATATCTGGCTCTCGTTGGCACTGCTTCCAGTGTCCCTCAAACATCTCTACTGACTTGTGTGAAAAATGTGCCGTTCAGTTATCCTCCAAGGCTGGCTATCATCAACCCAATCACAAAATGACTCCTATAATTAAAGCAGATCCACTACCTCGTCAAGGACCAAACTATCTGCAGCCAAACTTTATGACGGAACATTGA
- the LOC124343051 gene encoding ZZ-type zinc finger-containing protein 3-like isoform X2 has translation MIAVQNMEKLIPLKKEALESPLAFVEKLQRGEHLDFPVPQVIAEIPEINWSKYGVAVPDNLDEKNSENPKPSSTNNSDSETSKDAERGKDGKLLVRGREFNQKKPETFNQLWTPEEQKRLEELLVIYPPEQIEMERFRKIARALGNRTPLQVQSRVQKYFIKLQKAGLPVPGRTYNFTQYSSNRKSGHRHQRNNRFLFPSSTFFASATPPVYMNDMDDSTDALNEPSPAPQREDIQVSDEDVPDSVKMSESYMELMWLKLIKRVKLKTSHSSAMIHYGYRCDHCGMDPISGSRWHCFQCPSNISTDLCEKCAVQLSSKAGYHQPNHKMTPIIKADPLPRQGPNYLQPNFMTEH, from the exons ATGATTGCCGTTCAGAACATGGAAAAATTAATACCACTTAAAAAAGAAGCACTGGAGTCACCCTTAGCATTTGTTGAAAAACTACAAAGAGGTGAGCACTTGGATTTTCCAGTACCTCAGGTTATAGCAGAG ATTCCTGAAATAAATTGGTCTAAATATGGAGTTGCAGTTCCAGACAACCTTGATGAAAAGAATTCAGAAAATCCAAAACCTTCTTCTACAAATAATAGTGACAGTGAAACATCCAAAGATGCAGAAAGAGGGAAAGATGGAAAATTACTTGTACGTGGCAGGGAGTTCAATCAAAAGAAACCAGAAACTTTCAACCAATTATGGACTCCAGAAGAACAAAAGAGATTAGAAGAATTACTTGTTATCTATCCTCCAGAACAAATAGAAATGGAAAGGTTTAGAAAGATAGCCAGGGCACTTGGAAATAGAACTCCTCTTCAAGTACAGAGTcgtgttcaaaaatattttattaagcTTCAGAAAGCTGGCCTTCCAGTTCCAGGGAGAACTTACAACTTCACTCAATACAGCAGTAACCGAAAG AGTGGCCACCGTCATCAAAGAAACAATAGATTTCTCTTTCCATCATCCACTTTTTTTGCATCAGCTACTCCTCCAGTCTACATGAATGACATGGATGATAGCACTGATGCACTCAACGAACCCAGTCCGGCACCTCAAAGGGAAGACATACAAGTCTCG GATGAAGATGTTCCTGATTCAGTGAAAATGTCTGAGAGCTATATGGAACTTATGTGGCTAAAGTTGATAAAACGggtcaaattaaaaacaagtCATAGCAGTGCTATGATTCATTACGGTTACCGGTGTGATCACTGTGGCATGGATCCAATATCTGGCTCTCGTTGGCACTGCTTCCAGTGTCCCTCAAACATCTCTACTGACTTGTGTGAAAAATGTGCCGTTCAGTTATCCTCCAAGGCTGGCTATCATCAACCCAATCACAAAATGACTCCTATAATTAAAGCAGATCCACTACCTCGTCAAGGACCAAACTATCTGCAGCCAAACTTTATGACGGAACATTGA
- the LOC124343058 gene encoding dual specificity protein phosphatase 16-like produces MGCVGSKDQQKAAYDRLSQYQLASLEESKGLKKVPVPLNPEEDRNKDHSISPRQFHNLFYDGFYAPYMSNPDYLMLVDARDENSFLERHILSARWYGVLPLDNLQDLSKYTLIILYDQDGSGIEDQDSNMSKLEAQLRKAKLDPFCICGGITEIERSLPYMIASNVLGVPERQLALGWYPSIILEDTMWLGRMEQGSNTTILLNLNLTHLIHIGQTGPALAFPGMTCLTVNWSESLKGQELYNALKGAASFAIKAAQEKGRILILGDQGVNRSATLTMAVLMQDKNCTLEDAFYYVKCLRPAVQPSPSHLDVLSKFETELFGKKISSVEDLW; encoded by the exons ATGGGTTGCGTAGGGAGCAAAGATCAGCAGAAAGCCGCATACGATAGATTATCGCAATATCAACTAG CTTCTCTTGAAGAATCAAAAGGGTTGAAGAAGGTACCTGTTCCTTTGAATCCGGAAGAAGATCGCAATAAAGACCACAGCATATCGCCACGTCAGTTTCACAACTTGTTTTATGATGGCTTTTATGCACCGTACATGAGCAACCCAGATTATTTAATGTTGGTCGACGCCCGCGACGAAAATTCCTTCCTTGAAAGACACATTCTATCTGCTCGGTGGTACGGGGTTCTTCCATTAGATAATCTCCAGGACTTGAGCAAGTACACCCTTATTATTCTTTACGACCAAGATGGCAGTGGTATCGAGGACCAAGACTCAAATATGAGCAAGTTAGAAGCTCAATTGAGAAAAGCCAAATTGGACCCTTTCTGCATTTGCGGCGGCATCACAGAAATCGAGCGCTCATTGCCTTACATGATTGCTTCCAATGTTCTGGGTGTTCCAGAACGTCAGCTAGCGCTCGGTTGGTATCCATCAATCATCTTAGAAGATACGATGTGGCTTGGAAGGATGGAACAAGGATCAAATACAACCatccttttaaatttaaatcttaCCCATTTGATACACATTGGACAGACCGGACCTGCGTTGGCTTTTCCTGGCATGACGTGTTTAACAGTCAACTGGAGCGAGAGCCTGAAAG gCCAAGAGTTGTATAACGCACTCAAAGGAGCAGCATCATTTGCCATCAAAGCAGCTCAGGAAAAGGGCCGTATACTGATCCTAGGCGACCAAGGAGTGAACCGCAGTGCGACTTTAACC ATGGCTGTCCTGATGCAAGATAAGAACTGTACCCTGGAAGATGCATTTTATTATGTCAAGTGTTTGCGACCGGCAGTTCAGCCAAGTCCTTCTCATTTAGATGTTCTAAGTAAGTTTGAAACGGAGCTTTTCGGGAAGAAGATCTCGTCCGTTGAGGATCTATGGTGA
- the LOC124343038 gene encoding uncharacterized protein LOC124343038 isoform X1, with product MAGSLLNIFSVLPADCPDKLKKIINDSTNPNETLDNLLKLLGDVANESHLANVILELIQQICSNSAIHSSEIEFTILSFQNIYNVNLLKVDIKCKLLEIIVTVLVTYQPSQEVTKDVVQFLLNILENKSEPTSSCLTSIDCLTEIELNMPESLKTHIETFVDMLNHEELSNKVSEITSLIIRHATSLIPNQFQIIHTLLELLPSLYPFTMVTVTRNILGLCGIGFQTELENSVEKLIERYKTTFDLCILQTITSIQERLNGISNESAVFLCSTHPALPVGRNLIALDWLAASSLLLKSEAIDIKQFQPTDFDGADARLKKLIFLSKAMLHQSLDSTPLCLHFEQLVAFAVKNGTSRSFAAVFRVMRNILESRFPINAIQIVLLNTVGLGARHPVCLPHIVDFLKHVGSNQPEQLSEAITLGLVDAFDETDTTLFLMPHMEHLIQFFTESTLYQYEFCQPRMILRIIRRGLEENNSCGSGVEILELCQALIRNQDYEIFQPELKTVLSLVETSNVESDVKQRAWMLRSLITHVNTESLKDAFDADMDLSSTGKIENTDYSLIFMKVLFDYKIANAITAESLPVCWSLERKRSSRSFYFPLEISLVENQKNPYHEFFGLKIDFIVDPKFGRAESIYIPVLEINQVRKACLQVHPMACSAVTIDSRVVMTTTDGRIFLSKLDPIHLKLEHFLSPLSSTASFSELWDRLTNQSDKCYSSALFLPRPDQLLQAIEYGELERFQMTKKKPTELAMVTPDSFLVLVHILSVKNSWNAEILVEDPSVLPVIHSLLIEYST from the exons ATGGCGGGAAGTCTTCTCAATATATTCTCTGTATTACCAGCTGATTGTCCTGATAAACTGAAGAAGATAATCAATGACAGCACAAATCCCAATGAAACACTGGACAATCTCCTTAAG CTTTTAGGGGATGTTGCAAACGAATCTCACTTAGCTAATGTTATCCTTGAGTTAATTCAACAAATTTGCTCAAATTCAGCCATTCATTCATCAGAAATAGAATTCACAATTTTAAGCTTTCAG aatatttacAATGTGAACCTTCTTAAAGTTGATATAAAATGCAAATTACTTGAAATCATTGTCACTGTCCTTGTCACCTACCAGCCAAGTCAGGAAGTAACCAAAGATGTTGTTCAGTTTCTGTTAAACATTCTAGAGAACAAAAGTGAACCTACATCATCTTGTCTCACCTCGATTGATTGTCTAACTGAAATAGAGTTGAACATGCCA gaaagtttgaaaacacatatagaaacttttgttGATATGTTAAATCATGAAGAATTGAGCAACAAAGTATCTGAAATTACCTCACTGATAATAAGACATGCAACTAGTCTGATTCCAAACCAATTTCAA ATTATTCATACACTTCTGGAATTATTACCGTCATTGTACCCGTTTACAATGGTCACTGTGACAAGAAATATTTTAGGTCTTTGTGGAATTGGTTTTCAAACGGAATTAGAAAACTCTGTCGAAAAATTAATTGAGAGGTACAAAACCACATTTGACTTGTGCATTTTGCAAACAATTACATCAATCCAG GAACGTCTCAATGGAATTTCTAACGAGAGTGCCGTTTTCCTGTGTTCTACGCATCCCGCATTGCCTGTTGGACGAAATTTGATAGCTTTAGACTGGTTAGCCGCCTCATCTCTTCTACTTAAGAGTGAAGCAATTGATATCAAGCAATTTCAACCTACGGATTTCGATGGAGCAGATGCGCGTTTGAAaaagctaatttttttaagcaaAGCTATGCTTCACCAATCGTTAG attctACTCCATTATGTCTACACTTTGAGCAACTTGTCGCGTTTGCGGTGAAAAATGGCACGAGTCGTTCATTTGCTGCAGTTTTCCGAGTGATGCGAAATATCCTTGAGAGTAGATTCCCTATAAATGCAATCCAAATTGTGTTGCTCAACACCGTTGGTTTAGGTGCCCGGCACCCTGTTTGCTTGCCTCATATCGTTGATTTCTTAAAGCATGTTGGTTCAAATCAACCGGAACAATTATCAGAGGCCATTACATTAGGGCTAGTCGACGCCTTTGATGAAACGGACACCACTCTTTTCTTAATGCCGCATATGGAACATTTAATTCAGTTTTTTACTGAATCAACTTTGTATCAATACGAATTCTGCCAACCACGC atGATTCTTCGAATTATACGTCGTGGCTTGGAAGAAAATAATAGTTGTGGTAGTGGAGTGGAgattttggaattgtgccaAGCTTTGATAAGGAATCAGGACTACGAGATTTTTCAACCAG aATTAAAAACCGTTTTATCTTTGGTTGAGACGTCGAATGTCGAATCGGATGTCAAACAACGTGCATGGATGCTCCGATCTCTAATAACTCACGTTAATACTGAGAGT TTAAAGGACGCGTTCGATGCTGATATGGATTTATCGTCAACTGGCAAAATAGAAAACACCGACTACTCATTGATTTTCATGAAAGTTCTTTTCGATTACAAGATTGCCAACGCAATAACAG CAGAATCTCTTCCCGTTTGCTGGTCATTAGAGCGGAAGCGATCTAGTCGATCTTTCTATTTTCCATTGGAGATAAGTCTCgttgaaaatcagaaaaacccCTACCACGAGTTTTTCG GATTGAAAATCGATTTCATAGTAGACCCCAAGTTTGGCCGAGCAGAATCCATTTACATCCCTGTACTGGAAATTAACCAAGTGAGGAAGGCATGCCTTCAGGTGCATCCAATGGCATGTTCAGCTGTGACCATTGATTCAAG GGTTGTGATGACTACAACTGATGGTCGGatatttctttcaaaacttGATCCTATTCACCTGAAGTTGGAACACTTTTTGAGTCCGTTGTCGTCAACTGCTTCATTTTCCGAGTTATGGGATCGCCTTACTAATCAAAGTGATAAGTGCTATTCCAGCGCTTTGTTTCTTCCTCGACCCGATCAACTGCTCCAAGCGATCGAATATGGAGAATTGGAGAGATTCCaaatgacgaaaaagaaaCCGACAGAATTAGCTATGGTTACTCCCGattcttttcttgttctagttcatATTTTATCAGTTAAAAATAGCTGGAACGCTGAAATTCTCGTCGAGGATCCCTCCGTGTTGCCAGTTATTCATTCCCTGCTTATCGAATATTCTacttga
- the LOC124343038 gene encoding uncharacterized protein LOC124343038 isoform X2, producing MAGSLLNIFSVLPADCPDKLKKIINDSTNPNETLDNLLKLLGDVANESHLANVILELIQQICSNSAIHSSEIEFTILSFQNIYNVNLLKVDIKCKLLEIIVTVLVTYQPSQEVTKDVVQFLLNILENKSEPTSSCLTSIDCLTEIELNMPESLKTHIETFVDMLNHEELSNKVSEITSLIIRHATSLIPNQFQIIHTLLELLPSLYPFTMVTVTRNILGLCGIGFQTELENSVEKLIERYKTTFDLCILQTITSIQERLNGISNESAVFLCSTHPALPVGRNLIALDWLAASSLLLKSEAIDIKQFQPTDFDGADARLKKLIFLSKAMLHQSLDSTPLCLHFEQLVAFAVKNGTSRSFAAVFRVMRNILESRFPINAIQIVLLNTVGLGARHPVCLPHIVDFLKHVGSNQPEQLSEAITLGLVDAFDETDTTLFLMPHMEHLIQFFTESTLYQYEFCQPRMILRIIRRGLEENNSCGSGVEILELCQALIRNQDYEIFQPELKTVLSLVETSNVESDVKQRAWMLRSLITHVNTESLKDAFDADMDLSSTGKIENTDYSLIFMKVLFDYKIANAITESLPVCWSLERKRSSRSFYFPLEISLVENQKNPYHEFFGLKIDFIVDPKFGRAESIYIPVLEINQVRKACLQVHPMACSAVTIDSRVVMTTTDGRIFLSKLDPIHLKLEHFLSPLSSTASFSELWDRLTNQSDKCYSSALFLPRPDQLLQAIEYGELERFQMTKKKPTELAMVTPDSFLVLVHILSVKNSWNAEILVEDPSVLPVIHSLLIEYST from the exons ATGGCGGGAAGTCTTCTCAATATATTCTCTGTATTACCAGCTGATTGTCCTGATAAACTGAAGAAGATAATCAATGACAGCACAAATCCCAATGAAACACTGGACAATCTCCTTAAG CTTTTAGGGGATGTTGCAAACGAATCTCACTTAGCTAATGTTATCCTTGAGTTAATTCAACAAATTTGCTCAAATTCAGCCATTCATTCATCAGAAATAGAATTCACAATTTTAAGCTTTCAG aatatttacAATGTGAACCTTCTTAAAGTTGATATAAAATGCAAATTACTTGAAATCATTGTCACTGTCCTTGTCACCTACCAGCCAAGTCAGGAAGTAACCAAAGATGTTGTTCAGTTTCTGTTAAACATTCTAGAGAACAAAAGTGAACCTACATCATCTTGTCTCACCTCGATTGATTGTCTAACTGAAATAGAGTTGAACATGCCA gaaagtttgaaaacacatatagaaacttttgttGATATGTTAAATCATGAAGAATTGAGCAACAAAGTATCTGAAATTACCTCACTGATAATAAGACATGCAACTAGTCTGATTCCAAACCAATTTCAA ATTATTCATACACTTCTGGAATTATTACCGTCATTGTACCCGTTTACAATGGTCACTGTGACAAGAAATATTTTAGGTCTTTGTGGAATTGGTTTTCAAACGGAATTAGAAAACTCTGTCGAAAAATTAATTGAGAGGTACAAAACCACATTTGACTTGTGCATTTTGCAAACAATTACATCAATCCAG GAACGTCTCAATGGAATTTCTAACGAGAGTGCCGTTTTCCTGTGTTCTACGCATCCCGCATTGCCTGTTGGACGAAATTTGATAGCTTTAGACTGGTTAGCCGCCTCATCTCTTCTACTTAAGAGTGAAGCAATTGATATCAAGCAATTTCAACCTACGGATTTCGATGGAGCAGATGCGCGTTTGAAaaagctaatttttttaagcaaAGCTATGCTTCACCAATCGTTAG attctACTCCATTATGTCTACACTTTGAGCAACTTGTCGCGTTTGCGGTGAAAAATGGCACGAGTCGTTCATTTGCTGCAGTTTTCCGAGTGATGCGAAATATCCTTGAGAGTAGATTCCCTATAAATGCAATCCAAATTGTGTTGCTCAACACCGTTGGTTTAGGTGCCCGGCACCCTGTTTGCTTGCCTCATATCGTTGATTTCTTAAAGCATGTTGGTTCAAATCAACCGGAACAATTATCAGAGGCCATTACATTAGGGCTAGTCGACGCCTTTGATGAAACGGACACCACTCTTTTCTTAATGCCGCATATGGAACATTTAATTCAGTTTTTTACTGAATCAACTTTGTATCAATACGAATTCTGCCAACCACGC atGATTCTTCGAATTATACGTCGTGGCTTGGAAGAAAATAATAGTTGTGGTAGTGGAGTGGAgattttggaattgtgccaAGCTTTGATAAGGAATCAGGACTACGAGATTTTTCAACCAG aATTAAAAACCGTTTTATCTTTGGTTGAGACGTCGAATGTCGAATCGGATGTCAAACAACGTGCATGGATGCTCCGATCTCTAATAACTCACGTTAATACTGAGAGT TTAAAGGACGCGTTCGATGCTGATATGGATTTATCGTCAACTGGCAAAATAGAAAACACCGACTACTCATTGATTTTCATGAAAGTTCTTTTCGATTACAAGATTGCCAACGCAATAACAG AATCTCTTCCCGTTTGCTGGTCATTAGAGCGGAAGCGATCTAGTCGATCTTTCTATTTTCCATTGGAGATAAGTCTCgttgaaaatcagaaaaacccCTACCACGAGTTTTTCG GATTGAAAATCGATTTCATAGTAGACCCCAAGTTTGGCCGAGCAGAATCCATTTACATCCCTGTACTGGAAATTAACCAAGTGAGGAAGGCATGCCTTCAGGTGCATCCAATGGCATGTTCAGCTGTGACCATTGATTCAAG GGTTGTGATGACTACAACTGATGGTCGGatatttctttcaaaacttGATCCTATTCACCTGAAGTTGGAACACTTTTTGAGTCCGTTGTCGTCAACTGCTTCATTTTCCGAGTTATGGGATCGCCTTACTAATCAAAGTGATAAGTGCTATTCCAGCGCTTTGTTTCTTCCTCGACCCGATCAACTGCTCCAAGCGATCGAATATGGAGAATTGGAGAGATTCCaaatgacgaaaaagaaaCCGACAGAATTAGCTATGGTTACTCCCGattcttttcttgttctagttcatATTTTATCAGTTAAAAATAGCTGGAACGCTGAAATTCTCGTCGAGGATCCCTCCGTGTTGCCAGTTATTCATTCCCTGCTTATCGAATATTCTacttga